The region CGCAGCGCGTAGTGCGCGCCGAAGGAGGTGCGGATTTCCACCGGCAGAAACCAGCCGCCGCCCAGCGCGGAAGCTTTGGGCGCGGCCAGTTCGGCATCGACATGCGCAAGCGCGGCCGCCAGCGCAGTGCGTTGCGTCGGCGTCAGCGGCGTCGCGCTGCCGATGCCGGCGGCGGCGAAGCGGCGCACCAGGTCCGCTTCGGTGGCCGGCGGCGGGTTCTCGGCCAGCATGCGCCCGACGATGGCGGCGTAGCGGTCCGGGTCGCCCGGGCGCTCGCCGGCGTGCATGCCGGCGTCGATCACGCTCGCGGCGGCAGTGCCGTCGGGCCGGCGCAGGCGGATGCCGTCCTGCAAGGCATGCGCGCCCGGCAGGTCGGCGTCGCCGTCGGCCAGGATGCGGCCGATGATCCAGACCGCATCGGTGGGGCAGGCCAGCGGTGTCGCGCCCGCCGGCAGCTCGCCGCGCCAGGCCGGCCCGTGCAGCAGCCAGGTGCCGCCGTGCTTGCCGGTGGTGCGGGTGCCGATGTAGCCGAACGGGTTGGTATAGGCGTCGAGCAGCCCGAGCACGTAGTAGCGGCCGTGGCAGTCCGGCACGTCCAGCAGCAGCGGGCCGCGCGACAGGTCGAGCCAGGCGTTGGTGTAAAGCGTGTCGTTGTTCGGCGTGACGACCTGCCGGTGTTGCGGGCCGAGCAGCGCGCGCACATGCGTGACGGTGTTGATCCAGCGCAGGGTGGAGTCCGGGCCGTCGCCGGCGAAGGTGCCGACGCTGTCGCGCCGCGGGCAGGTGGCGGCACGCATGCGCGCCATCTCGTACAGCGGCAGCGTGTAGCGCACGGCGTCGCGCGCGAGCGCGTCCAGGGAAGTGTCGTGGTTGGCCATGCCGGCTCCTTCAGGCAATGCGCCGCAGCGGCGGGATCACGTACGCTCCGGCCATGAAGCCGTCGGTGGGGTGGTACAGGCGCAGGATCAGGTAGAACGGCGCGTCCGGTGCCGGCAGCCAGTTCTCCTGCGCCTGCGCGGGACGCTGTTGCGAGATGGTCAGCGTGAGCCCGCCATCGGCGTCGTATTGCAGCCCCGGGCTGCGGTCGCCCAGCGCATAGCGGCCGATCGCGTTGTCGGTGAAGAAGCGGTCGGCGCCATACAGCGAGACCGACCAGAATGCCTGCGCCGGCGGCAGGTGTCCGGCCGGGAAGTGCAGCGCGTAGGTATGGCGGCCATGCAGCAGCTCGCCGTCGGCATCGTAGTCGGCGGCGGCATAGACCGCTTCGTCGGCGCGCAGCGCGCCCAGGCCCTTCATCGCGGTCACGGCGCGCTGCATCCAGTCGTCGCCATAGCGGCCCAACTGCAGGCTGTAGGTCCAGCTCTTGCGCGCATGGCTGCGGGTGTTGGCTTCGATCAGCGCCATGCCTTCGCGCCAGGCGCGCACCAGGCCCTGCTGCACCGCGGGCCGCAGCGCGGCCACGTCGACCGGCTCGCCGGCGCGCACGCCGCACTTGCGCAGCAGCGACAGCAGGCCCGCGGCGGAAGCCTCGGCCGGATATTCGCGCAGCGCGTTGAAGACGTTGGCGAAGAAGTCGAGCGCCGGTTCGCCGCCTTCGTGCCAGTCGCGCACGCAGTCGGGTTGCTTCGCGCTGCCGCCCGACAGGCGGAAGCCCTTTTCGAAGGCGCTGGCGGCTGGCAGGTCGTCGGTGCCGGTCACCAGCACGCGGCCCAGCAGCCAGACCAGCGACGTAGGGCAATGCACCACGTGCGCCCCGTCGGCATGCTGGCCCGGGCCGGCCAGCACGATGTCGGCGCCCGCCGCCGGAACGTTGCGCGGGCCCAGGTTCTCGAAGTTGTTGGTCCAGGCGTCGAGCAGTTCCACCACGTAATAGCGGCGCGCATCCGGGAGTGCCGGCACGTGCAGCGTGACAGGGCCGTCGGCCAGGTTGACCCAGGCACAGAAGTAGAGCAGGTCATTGGCCGGCGTGACGATGTCGCGGTCGCGGTGCGTCCACGGCTGCGTGCTGGCCGACAGCGTGTTCACCGGCGCGCGCCCATAGCCGGTGGCTTGCGTCACCGAAGTCTGCAGCCGGCACGTGCGCAGGCTTTCAAACAACGGATACGTGGCCAGCACCAGCGGCAGTGCCGCCGCGGCGGTCAGGGCTTCCTGCGGGGTGTCGACGGGAGCGCCGGCAAGAAAGGGCGCAGCGGGTTGGTTCATCGGGTGGTCTCCTGGGTTTGTGTTTCTGCGTGGCTGTCAGGGTCTGCCGCATGCAGGGTCACCACGGCATCGGCGGCGACCACGCCGCGGGCGGTGACGATCAGCGGATTGATTTCGAGCGTGTCCAGACGCGGGCCCAGCGCGGCCGCGGCCTGCGAGACCCGCACCAGCACCTCGGCGACGGCCTCGGCATCGATGGCGGGATGGCCACGGTGGCCCGACAGCAGGGCCTCGGCACGGCTTGCGCGCAGCATGGTGCGCGCACGGGCAGGGCTGAGCGGCGCCAGGCCGAACGCGGTCTGGCGGAAGATCTCCACCGCGGTGCCACCGATGCCGGCCAGCGCCACCAGGCCGAACACCGGGTCGCGCCGTACCCCCACCATCAGTTCGCCCCAGCCGCGCACCATGCCGGCGACCAGCGCGCCGTCAAAGCGCGCGGGCGTGCCGTGGCTGGCCGCGGCGGCCTGCACCTGGGCAAACGCGGCGCGTGCCGCGCGCGCGTCGGCTACGTTCAGCACCACGCCGCCGACGTCGCTCTTGTGCAGGATGTCTGGCGAGCACAGCTTGATCGCGACCGGATAGCCGATGGTGTCGGCGATGCGCGCGGCCTCGTCGGCATCGCGCGCCAGGCCGTGCGGCGCGGTGGGAATGCCGCACGCAGCCAGCCATTGCATGGCTTCGAACTCGGACAAGGCGGTGGTGCCGGGCGGGACATCGGGAACGGGCAGGCTGCCCGCGGAGGCCGCTGCCGGGATGGGCGCCTGTGCCGCCGCGGCTTGCGCCGCGGCACGGGCCAGCACGGCCACGGCCTGCACCGCGTGCGCCGGTTCGCGGAACACCAGCGCGCCGCGCGCTTCCAGCCAGCGGCGCTTGTCGTCGCCGACCAGGCCGCTGAACAGCAGCGGCGCCGCGTTGCCGCTGCGGTGCAGGGCGTCGACGGTGTCCTGCAGCCCGGGCCAGATCCGCGGCGCACCCACGCCGCCGGCGAGGAAAGCCACCACGCTGCCGTAGTCCGGGCTTTGCGCGGCGGCGGCAATGGCGTCCAGCAATACTTGCGGCTGCGCCACCACCTGGCCGGTGACGTCGATGGGGTTGGCGGTGCTGGCGAACGGAATCGCGCTGCGCAGCGCCGCGGCTGCGGCTTCGGGCATCGGGGGCAACGGCAGGTCCAGCGCCTCGGCCTGGTCGGCCATCATGATGCCGACGCCCCCGGAGACCGTGACCAGCGCGACCGGGGTGACGGCATTGCCCGGCTCCTTCGCCGAAGGCTGCCACCGCGTCGGACGGCGCCCGCGCGACAGCACGTAGCCGAGCCGGAAAAAGTCATCGAGCGTATCGGCGCGGAACACGCCGTACTCATCGAACACCGCCTGGTAGACCGCGTCCTCGCCCGCCAGGCTGGCGGTATGCGATTGCGCCGAACGCGCGCCGGCCTCGGTGGTGCCCACCTTGGTCACCACGACGGGCTTGCCCGCGGCGCGCGCGGCCGCCAGCGCGCGTCGCAGGCGGGCGCCGTCACGGCAGCCTTCCAGGTAGGCGAGGATCACGCGCGTGGCATCGTCGCGGGCCAGCCATTCGATCACGTCCGCCACATGCAGGCCGGCCTCGTTGCCGGTGGTGACCCAGTGGCTCAGGCCCAGCGCGGCCTCGCGCGCCAGCGCGAAGGCATAGGCCCCGAAAGCGCCGCTCTGGCTGACCAGGCCGACATCGCCGACCGGCGGCAGTCCGCTGAGCGGAATCGGCGAGAAGGTGGCGAACACGCGTTCGCGCAGGTTCATCGCGCCCAGGCAGTTCGGGCCCAGCAGCGTGATGCCATGGGCCTGCGCCAGCGCCGCCAGTTCGGCCTGCAGCGCGATGCCATTGCCGCCGGTCTCGGCAAAGCCCGAGGTGAAGCACACCGCGGCACGCGTGCCGTTGCGCGCCAGCTGACGCATGGCATCGAGGCTGGCGCCAACCGGCACCGCCACGATGGCAAGGTCGGCCGGCGCGTCCAGTGCGTCCAGCGAGGGCACCGCGGCCAGGCCCTGCACTTCGCTTGCGGTCGCGTGAACCGGGACGATGCGTCCGGCGTATCCCAGCTCGCTCAGCAGCCGCACTGGCATGCCGCCCACCTTGTCCGGCTGCGTGGAAGCGCCGATCACGGCGATGGTGCGCGGTTGCAGCAGCGCGCTCAGGTCTGGCATCGGTGGTCTCCGTATGCGTGCGCCATCGCGTCATCTCCCTCGAACGCTGGCGCGCGTGTTGTCATTGGACTGTGCCGCTCATGTTGTCATGACATGTTATGATGAGTCAATGTTGTTATGATAAGTAGATGCCCGCATGGGCCCTCCCATGAATCCGCCGAATCTCGTGACAACCAGTTCACTGCCTCGCTTCAAGCAGATCGAAGGCGCGCTGCGCCAGCGCATCGTCAACAACGAATGGACCCCGGGCATCAAGCTGCCGTCGGAGTCCGAACTGATGGCCGAGTTCGGTGTCAGCCGCATCACCGTGCGCCAGTCGCTGGCGTCGCTGCTGGCGGAGGGACTGATCGAAACGGTCCACGGCAAGGGCAGCTTTGTCAGCCGCCCCGCGGGCCAGGCAGACCTGGGGCCGCTGACCGGCTTCTATGACTACATGCGCGCCCGTGGCCACGAAGCGCACGGCAAGCTGCTGTCGACGCGGCTGGTCACGGCGCCGGCCATTGCCGCGGATGCGCTGCGCGTGCCGCCCGGCAGCAAGCTGCTGAGCGTGACCACGCTCAAGTCAGTGGCCGGCACGCCGGTGGCGGTTGGTGTGACCATGGCGCCCGAAGCGTTGATGCGCGCCATCCTCGAGCACGACCTGGAAAACAACGACGCGCTGATGATCGTGGAGGCGCGCCTGGGCTACCGCCTCAAGTACCTGCACACGGAAAGCGCGGCGATCCCCGCCACCGCGGAAACCGCGCGCCGCTTGAAGGTCGGGCCGGGCGAGCCGTTGCTGCGCATCCGCTTCACGCCCCATGACATCGACGACCGGCCGCTGGCGTACTCGGAATTCATGTTCCGGGGCGACAAGTTCACCTACAAGGCCTGCGTGCGGCGTTAGGGCCGCTGCTGTGGCGGCAAGGGAACTTTCGCAGGCGCGCCGCGGCCTGAACTGCATCGGCGCCGGCGCCAGCGAGGTGCGGCCCGGCGCCGTCCAGTCGCAGGAGTCCAGGATGCTTTCGCCGCTTTCCCCACGTTTGCTGTCCACCGTGCTGGCGGTGGCGTTGTCCGCGGCGGCCGCGCCGGCCGCGCTCGCGGCCCCGCAGGAAGCCCCCCGGGCGCCCGGCAAGGAAGGCGCGCCCGAGGCCGCCTGTAAGCACGCGGTCAAGGCGGCACTGCCCAATCCGGCCAGCTTCAAGTGGGTCGGCGCTACTGCCCGCCAGATCGACAAGGACCACTACAGCGTGGTCGCCGATGTCGAATACCTGGCCCAGGACGGCGCCGTCCGTGAAGCCATGGTCCAGTGCGATGTACGCCGCGAGCAGGGCAACCGCTTTGCCGTACCGAAGTTGCGGCTGCCGCAGTAACCGACTTCCTGGCTCGCCCAAGCGTCTCCCTGCAAATTAATGTGGACACTGTCCATTTCGTTTGCTAGTCTATGTGGACGGCATCCACAAGTGCTTGCGGCAGGCGCCGCTTTCGGGGTGCTTTCCGGGTGCTTTCAGGCTGAACACCCGCGTGATATCCCTCACTGGAGACCAAACATGCAAATCGAAGCACAAAAGGAGCACCGCTGGCTGCAACGCCTGATTGGCAACTGGATCGGCGAGGGCGAGGCCGTCATGGGACCGGACCAGCCGGTGCAGACCTGGCAGATTCCCGAGCGGGTAAGCGGAATCGGCGACGTCTGGGTGCAGTGCGTGGCCCAGGGCGACATGCCCGGCTGCGGCCCGGCCGCCACGGTCATGACGCTGGGCTACGATCCGGCGCGCAAGCACTTTGTCGGCACCTTTATCGGCTCGATGATGACCCACCTGTGGGTCTACGAGGGCGACCTCGACGAGGGTGGCCAGCAACTGACGCTGCGCGCCCAAGGGCCGGATTGCTCGGGCAATGGCCGCATGGTGCAATACCGCGACGTGATCACGTTCCGCGACGACAACCACCGCGAACTGACTTCCTACATGCAGGCAGAGAACGGCGAGTGGACGCAGATTGTCAAGGCCACCTACCGCCGCCAGCCCTGAGTTTCAGGAGCGCTCCCCCGCCATCCGTGCCAGCCGCGACAAGCGCGAGCCGGGGCCGGGCGGGTCGTCGTGGCGGCTGCGCCGCAGCCGCGCCGCATTGCGCCGGCGCCGGCGGCGCAGCAACAGCAGCAGCGATGCAGGCACCAGCAGCACCAGCGCCAGCAGCACAAAGGTGACCAGCCCCGGCTCTCGCGCCGCCGCGGCGACCCGGTCGACCAGCAAGGCGCTGACCACGATGCCTGGCAGCATCCCCAGCGCGGTGCCGATCAGGCAATCGCGCAAGCTGATGCGCGAGGCGCCCACCAGCAGGTTGACCAGCGAAAACGGTGCGATCGGCACCAGCCGCAACACCACCATGGCGACGATGCCGTGCTTGCCCAACTGGTGGCTGACGCGGTTGAGCCGCCTGCCGCCAAAGCGGCGCACGGCGTTGCGTCCCAGCAGCCGGCCGGCCAGGTAGCCCGCCCCGGTGCTCAGCACCGTGCCGCCTAGCGCCAGCACGGCGCCGTAGAGCGGGCCGAACACCACCACCGTGACCAGGATCAGCAGCGTCACGGGCAGCATCGTCACCGCACCGGCCAGGTAGACCCCCATCATGGCCAGCGGCGCCAGCGGCATCTGGTCCACCCGCTCGATGACGCCCAGCAGGGCCCGGAAGTCCGCCCACTCGCGCAGCGGCGTATAGCGCCACGCAAAGGCCAGCCCCGCCATCAGCAGGGCCAGCACCACCATCAACCCCAGGCGCCCGAGCACGCGCGGGCGCGCCTCGTGGCTGACGAACTCGGCCAGTACCTGGTCGCTGTCGATGGGCTCGATCGGGTCCAGCAGGTTGGCGGCCGGTGACGCGGCATCGACGTCGTCGGGCAGCGGTGGCACATAATCTTCCAGCGAGCGCCCGTCGCTGCGCTGCAGGTTGCGGATTGCGCCGAGCACGCTGCGCGTGGCGGCGACCTCGGCCTGGAACACTTCGGGCGATACATCCAGGTGTTCGCCCAGCAGGCGCGCCCGCATGGCGGCAATGGCGGCCTGGATGCGCGGCTCGCCGCCGGAGACCACCACGATGTTGCACTCGGTGTCGAGCCCCAGCGAGCGGTTGCTGAGGTTGGCGGAACCGATGGTGAGGAAATCGTCGTCGATCACCGTCACCTTGCTGTGGACGTTGACGCAGTTGGGCAGCAGGTTCGGAATCGTCGGGCAGTACAGGCGGAAGCGGTCGAACTTGTCGGCCGCGCGCAGCTGCCGGTAAAGGCGTGCGCGCAGCACGCCCATGCTGTGCGCCTCGAGCCAGCCGCTCTCGTTGCGGCGCGACACCAGCACGATATCCGGGCCGTCCTCGTGCCCCAGCCGCGCGGCCAGGGCCTTGGCGATCACGCCCGAGCTGAAGTACTGGTTTTCCATGTAGATGCTGTGCCTGGCGGAGGCGATGGCATCGCGCAGCAGCATGCGGATCTCGCTGACGCCGGGTTCGTCCTCGCACATGGGCATGGTGCGGGAGATGCCCACGCGCACGTCGGTCAGCTCGGGCACCAGGCTGGGCGGCCACGGGTCCGACGCGGTGGGCGCTACCGGGCGCGGGTGGCTGCCGCTGGCGCGCAGCCAGCGCTCCGCGCACAGCTTGCCGAGCGCCGCGGCCGCGTTGCCGTCGAGCGCGCACTGCACGTCATGGAACGGCGGGTAGGGCCGGCCCTCGGCCATGCGCAGCGGCGCCCCCGGCGCGTGCCGGTTGTCGTCCCAGCGGCGCAGCGTCAGGTCCAGCCCGCCGACGAAGGCAACCTTGTTGTCGAGCACCACCACCTTCTGGTGGTGCGATGCGCCCGGCGGATGATTGCCGTCCAGCCGGAACGACAAATGCCGGTGCGCCTGCCAGTGCGCGCTGGCCGACGGCAGCCATTCCCGCTCCATCGCCATCACCATGGCGTAGTCCCAGCTCAGGATGTAGATGCGCAGGTTGGGTCGGCGGTCGGCCAGCGCGCAGAGGAAGTCGCGCAGACCGGGCGGCAGGCCATCCTGCGCCCCGGCAGGGACCAGTTCCATGCGGCTGTCGATGTCCCAGCCCAGGATGAAGATGGTGTGCTCGGCCAGCGGCAAGGCCTCGCGCAGCGCGCGGAAATAGGCGTCGGCGTCGACCAGCATGGCAAAGCGCCGGCACGGTTCGACGCGCCAGCAATTGCGCCCGGGCTCAAGCGCGAAGCCGGGCGGCGAGGCGGGATCATGCGGTGGCGGCGACGCCGGGGGCGCGGGGAACGCCGTGGTGCCGGGCGGATTGTATTGCCTCATTGCGCACGCTCAGGGAAGCGAAAACCATAGCCTGATGCGTAGCGCAAGTTCCGTACCCTGCGCAAGGGCGCGCCGTTTCCGCACCAGGCGCGGCCTTTGCGTGTGCGCCTTACCGGCCTTTGTAAGAACGGCACGCGCGCAAGCCGGTGTGCCCGGCGGGCGCCTGGCGTGTCAGGGAGCGTGTCCGCGCCGCAGCGTGGCCGGGCGGGAGATGCCCCAGACATCCAGCAGCGGTTCGAAGTGCGGGGTGTTTTCGCGCGGGGCGGGCGTGACGCGCCGTGGCGGCGGCAGCGGCCGGCCAGTCAGCATCAGCGGGGTATCGGCCTCGGGCGGCAGTTCAGGCTCGCCTTCATAGGCCACGACGCCCATCTGGCGGGCGGATTTGAGCGCGCGGGTCAGTTCAGCGGGGCTCAGGCGGCTGGCGGTGGCAAGCCGGTGCCGGGGCATGGGCCCATTGGCACGCAGGCTGGAAATCAACGCCATCACGCATTCCCGGGTGGTTCGATTCATGTCGCTGCGTCAGAAAAAGGGTGCGGCAGCGAACCCGCCGATCGGGTCCCTTGCCTGCGGATAACCATTCTTTAGCAGGGGTCATGGTCTTGCCAACCCGATATGACACTTGTTCACAATCCTCCCATGGAAGGCATTGTCTTCACGATAAGGCATCAGTGCCGGGTTTTGGGGTCGCCGGTGGCAAACCGGGTTGGCGCGCCGTCATGCCCGCTCAGCATCGAGCCATGGCGGCGCCACTTGCGGGCGTGGCGATCCTGGATGTCTTCGGCAAGATCGTGCAGTTCCGCCACCCTGGCGTCGAGCGGGTCGGGATAGATGTCCAGCGGGCGGTATCGGAGAAGAAAGCGCATGACGGGTCTCGGTTGTCCTGGTCGCAGGCCAGTGGCCTGACTCCAGTATTGGCGGTGGACCCGGTGTTTTCAGCAGAAGATGCGCAGCACTTTGATGGGACTCAATGCATCCGGCGCAATGAACTGTTGCGGCCCGCCGTATCGGCGGGCACGCAAGGCAATAGTGGTGGCCGGCACCTCGCCAAGACCGGCCATCGAGGGATGACGCTAGCGGCCGAGGCGGTTGCCGCGCGTGTCGCGGCAGTAGATCTTGCGTTCGCGCACCAGGCCGTCGCGGCCATGGATGCACAGCGAGACGCCGTCTTCGCGGGCACGCATCCAGCCGGCGGCAATCGCGGCTTCCTGCGTCGGGAAGTGCAGTGCCGCGTCGTCGGGGCCGCTTTCTAGGCCCTCTATCGTAAGCGCCCATTGCCCATCGCTGGCGCATTCGCTGTCGCCGGTCGTGGCGGGAAGCACGTGGATGCTGCGTGACGTCATGGTGTTCTCCGTGATGGCTGGCAATGACACTTGGGTTTTAAGGGATCCCGCGCCGGCGGGCTATCGGACGCTGTCCTACAAGCATATTCGGGGCCAGACTGCACACCGCGCGCGGCACCGCCCTGGTGCGGCGCCTGCCGCCGCGCCATGTCGCGCATTCTGCTGACATCGCGGTAGGACGAATGCCGACTTTTCGGGCCGCCGCGGATTGCTACGATCCAATTGCCGGTTGGGCAACAGGCTGCCCGGTCAAGCCATTCCGAGCTCTTCCATCCCGGCGGCGCATGCCGCATCCACACGAAGCAAGGAGATCATCATGAGAAAGCTATACGCACTGTTTGCCCTCGCCGGCATGCTGCTGGTCACGGGTTGCAACACCATGGCTGGCGCCGGCAAGGACATCGAGCGCGGCGGCGAGAAGGTGCAGGGCGCTGCGGAAAGCACCAAGCAGAAAATGTAAGCCACTGGCGGCCGCCGGTGGCCAGTGGACGGCCCGTGCCCCAGGCGCGGGCCGTTTTCGTTCATGCGTGCGCCGCTTCGGTGCAGTTGCGGCGCCAGCTTGCAGGGGGCAGACCGAACTCGCGCTTGAAGGCCCGGCTGAAGGCGGCCTCGGAGTCATAGCCGACGGCGCCGGCGACCTCGCTGATAGTGCGGTTGCCGCTGCGCAGCTCCGCCGCGGCGGTGCGCAGGCGCCAGTGCGCGAGGTATTGCATCGGCGGCTGTCCGAGCAGGTCGGTGAAGCGCTGCGCCAGCGCGGAGCGCGACAGGCCGACGTTGCCGGCCAGTTCGTCGACGGTCCACGGATACGCCGGCCGGGCATGCATGCGCGACAGCGCACGTCCGACATAGCGGTCGCGCAGCGCCGCCAGCCAGCCGCTTTCATTCGCTGGCAGGGTGTCGATGCAGCGCCGCACCGCCTGCACGAAGAGCAGTTCCGACAGCTTGGCCAGCACGGTGGCGCTGCCGGCGCGCGGCTCCGCCGCTTCCGAGGTGGCGAAGGCGAGCGCCGACGCCAGCCACGCCGATTCCAGCCCCGTGCCCAGCGCCACCTTGAACAGCCGCGGCAACGACGTCAGCAGCGGATTGCCCATGGTGTCGTCGAAGCCGAGGAAGCCGCAGACCATGCGCGTGTGTTCGCCGCCGCCGCCGTACGAGACCCGCATGACTTCGCCGGGACTGTTGCGCAGCAGGTCATACACCAGCGGCGCCGACGGCAAGGGCTGCAGATGGAGGTCGCTGCCGAGTACATGCGGCTCGCCCTGCGGCACGACCAGCAGTTCTCCGGCCTCCACGCGCAGGCCGGGGCCGGTGTCCTCCACCAGGCGCGCCCAGCAGATGCCTTCCGTGATCAGGTGGTACGAGACGACGCGGTCGGCGCGCGGCAAGAACGCGGCGCGCAGTTCAGCATCGGCTTCACTGATCAGGCACCACGGTGATTTGAATTCGCCGTTCAGGAACACGGCACCGCTCAGTTGCACGGCGCGCAAGAGGTCGGACAAGGCATCCATGGCCACATTCCTCCAGATCCGGGGTTTCGCGCAAGAAAGCCGGACGCCCGATCATACGGGCGAGGGGACCGGGCTCCGATACTAGCACCGTGCCCGCGGCGGTACAACGGCGCGGGACACGCACTATGACTGGACGGAGACAACACCATGGAAACCCTTTCCGCAGCGGATGCCAGCGCCGGCGCGCAGGCCGACTGGGTCGGCCTTGCCGCCACGCTGGGCCGCACCTTCGATGGCCGCGCGCCCGAGATCGACGCGAGCGAGCAGTTCGTCAGTGCCAACTATGACGACCTGCGCGCGCACCGCTTCTTTGCCGCGGCGGTGCCGCAGGAGCTGGGCGGCGCCGGGCTGTCGCACCAGGAGCTTGGCGCGGTGCTGCGCGAACTGGGCAAGTACTGCGGCTCGACCGCGCTGGCGTTTGCCATGCATAC is a window of Cupriavidus taiwanensis LMG 19424 DNA encoding:
- a CDS encoding VTT domain-containing protein, producing the protein MRQYNPPGTTAFPAPPASPPPHDPASPPGFALEPGRNCWRVEPCRRFAMLVDADAYFRALREALPLAEHTIFILGWDIDSRMELVPAGAQDGLPPGLRDFLCALADRRPNLRIYILSWDYAMVMAMEREWLPSASAHWQAHRHLSFRLDGNHPPGASHHQKVVVLDNKVAFVGGLDLTLRRWDDNRHAPGAPLRMAEGRPYPPFHDVQCALDGNAAAALGKLCAERWLRASGSHPRPVAPTASDPWPPSLVPELTDVRVGISRTMPMCEDEPGVSEIRMLLRDAIASARHSIYMENQYFSSGVIAKALAARLGHEDGPDIVLVSRRNESGWLEAHSMGVLRARLYRQLRAADKFDRFRLYCPTIPNLLPNCVNVHSKVTVIDDDFLTIGSANLSNRSLGLDTECNIVVVSGGEPRIQAAIAAMRARLLGEHLDVSPEVFQAEVAATRSVLGAIRNLQRSDGRSLEDYVPPLPDDVDAASPAANLLDPIEPIDSDQVLAEFVSHEARPRVLGRLGLMVVLALLMAGLAFAWRYTPLREWADFRALLGVIERVDQMPLAPLAMMGVYLAGAVTMLPVTLLILVTVVVFGPLYGAVLALGGTVLSTGAGYLAGRLLGRNAVRRFGGRRLNRVSHQLGKHGIVAMVVLRLVPIAPFSLVNLLVGASRISLRDCLIGTALGMLPGIVVSALLVDRVAAAAREPGLVTFVLLALVLLVPASLLLLLRRRRRRNAARLRRSRHDDPPGPGSRLSRLARMAGERS
- a CDS encoding DUF2880 domain-containing protein, producing the protein MLSPLSPRLLSTVLAVALSAAAAPAALAAPQEAPRAPGKEGAPEAACKHAVKAALPNPASFKWVGATARQIDKDHYSVVADVEYLAQDGAVREAMVQCDVRREQGNRFAVPKLRLPQ
- a CDS encoding entericidin A/B family lipoprotein, which gives rise to MRKLYALFALAGMLLVTGCNTMAGAGKDIERGGEKVQGAAESTKQKM
- a CDS encoding DUF1254 domain-containing protein, with amino-acid sequence MNQPAAPFLAGAPVDTPQEALTAAAALPLVLATYPLFESLRTCRLQTSVTQATGYGRAPVNTLSASTQPWTHRDRDIVTPANDLLYFCAWVNLADGPVTLHVPALPDARRYYVVELLDAWTNNFENLGPRNVPAAGADIVLAGPGQHADGAHVVHCPTSLVWLLGRVLVTGTDDLPAASAFEKGFRLSGGSAKQPDCVRDWHEGGEPALDFFANVFNALREYPAEASAAGLLSLLRKCGVRAGEPVDVAALRPAVQQGLVRAWREGMALIEANTRSHARKSWTYSLQLGRYGDDWMQRAVTAMKGLGALRADEAVYAAADYDADGELLHGRHTYALHFPAGHLPPAQAFWSVSLYGADRFFTDNAIGRYALGDRSPGLQYDADGGLTLTISQQRPAQAQENWLPAPDAPFYLILRLYHPTDGFMAGAYVIPPLRRIA
- a CDS encoding AraC family transcriptional regulator produces the protein MDALSDLLRAVQLSGAVFLNGEFKSPWCLISEADAELRAAFLPRADRVVSYHLITEGICWARLVEDTGPGLRVEAGELLVVPQGEPHVLGSDLHLQPLPSAPLVYDLLRNSPGEVMRVSYGGGGEHTRMVCGFLGFDDTMGNPLLTSLPRLFKVALGTGLESAWLASALAFATSEAAEPRAGSATVLAKLSELLFVQAVRRCIDTLPANESGWLAALRDRYVGRALSRMHARPAYPWTVDELAGNVGLSRSALAQRFTDLLGQPPMQYLAHWRLRTAAAELRSGNRTISEVAGAVGYDSEAAFSRAFKREFGLPPASWRRNCTEAAHA
- a CDS encoding DUF1254 domain-containing protein — its product is MANHDTSLDALARDAVRYTLPLYEMARMRAATCPRRDSVGTFAGDGPDSTLRWINTVTHVRALLGPQHRQVVTPNNDTLYTNAWLDLSRGPLLLDVPDCHGRYYVLGLLDAYTNPFGYIGTRTTGKHGGTWLLHGPAWRGELPAGATPLACPTDAVWIIGRILADGDADLPGAHALQDGIRLRRPDGTAAASVIDAGMHAGERPGDPDRYAAIVGRMLAENPPPATEADLVRRFAAAGIGSATPLTPTQRTALAAALAHVDAELAAPKASALGGGWFLPVEIRTSFGAHYALRAEVARNYIGALGIEEAMYLMADCDADGLPLDGTHQYELVFPAQGLPQVGAFWSLTMYRKSDCMLAENPLQRYSLGDRSPGLRTAPDGSLRIVLGACAPADAADTGNWLPAPPEPFYVALRLYVPGATHLDRTFRYPAIRRIKDPS
- a CDS encoding DUF1579 domain-containing protein — protein: MQIEAQKEHRWLQRLIGNWIGEGEAVMGPDQPVQTWQIPERVSGIGDVWVQCVAQGDMPGCGPAATVMTLGYDPARKHFVGTFIGSMMTHLWVYEGDLDEGGQQLTLRAQGPDCSGNGRMVQYRDVITFRDDNHRELTSYMQAENGEWTQIVKATYRRQP
- a CDS encoding DUF2188 domain-containing protein gives rise to the protein MTSRSIHVLPATTGDSECASDGQWALTIEGLESGPDDAALHFPTQEAAIAAGWMRAREDGVSLCIHGRDGLVRERKIYCRDTRGNRLGR
- a CDS encoding acetate--CoA ligase family protein — its product is MPDLSALLQPRTIAVIGASTQPDKVGGMPVRLLSELGYAGRIVPVHATASEVQGLAAVPSLDALDAPADLAIVAVPVGASLDAMRQLARNGTRAAVCFTSGFAETGGNGIALQAELAALAQAHGITLLGPNCLGAMNLRERVFATFSPIPLSGLPPVGDVGLVSQSGAFGAYAFALAREAALGLSHWVTTGNEAGLHVADVIEWLARDDATRVILAYLEGCRDGARLRRALAAARAAGKPVVVTKVGTTEAGARSAQSHTASLAGEDAVYQAVFDEYGVFRADTLDDFFRLGYVLSRGRRPTRWQPSAKEPGNAVTPVALVTVSGGVGIMMADQAEALDLPLPPMPEAAAAALRSAIPFASTANPIDVTGQVVAQPQVLLDAIAAAAQSPDYGSVVAFLAGGVGAPRIWPGLQDTVDALHRSGNAAPLLFSGLVGDDKRRWLEARGALVFREPAHAVQAVAVLARAAAQAAAAQAPIPAAASAGSLPVPDVPPGTTALSEFEAMQWLAACGIPTAPHGLARDADEAARIADTIGYPVAIKLCSPDILHKSDVGGVVLNVADARAARAAFAQVQAAAASHGTPARFDGALVAGMVRGWGELMVGVRRDPVFGLVALAGIGGTAVEIFRQTAFGLAPLSPARARTMLRASRAEALLSGHRGHPAIDAEAVAEVLVRVSQAAAALGPRLDTLEINPLIVTARGVVAADAVVTLHAADPDSHAETQTQETTR
- a CDS encoding GntR family transcriptional regulator, translated to MNPPNLVTTSSLPRFKQIEGALRQRIVNNEWTPGIKLPSESELMAEFGVSRITVRQSLASLLAEGLIETVHGKGSFVSRPAGQADLGPLTGFYDYMRARGHEAHGKLLSTRLVTAPAIAADALRVPPGSKLLSVTTLKSVAGTPVAVGVTMAPEALMRAILEHDLENNDALMIVEARLGYRLKYLHTESAAIPATAETARRLKVGPGEPLLRIRFTPHDIDDRPLAYSEFMFRGDKFTYKACVRR